The Malus domestica chromosome 06, GDT2T_hap1 genome has a segment encoding these proteins:
- the LOC103437131 gene encoding flavin-containing monooxygenase FMO GS-OX-like 4, with amino-acid sequence MMKILQKIMVISNNSIVLSQSATIRPILKTPRCRFLSDSVVHSTTMQPTLASRHVAVIGAGAGGLIAARELWREGHKVVVFEREDQVGGTWVYTPKVESDPIGIHPNRTTVHSSMYESLRTNLPREVMGFRDYPFVAREGDEERDPRRFPGHKEVLMYLKDFSREFGVAEMVRLETEVVVVDAAEGGRWKVKSRSKGGGGVEDEIYDAVVVCNGHFTEPRLPQFTGINTWKGKQFHSHNYRHPEPFRDQVVILIGSSASAVDISREIAGVAKEVHIASRSVADETLQKQPGYDNMWLHSMIENAHDDGSVVFKDGSVVLADTILHCTGYKYHFPFLETNGTVTVDDNRVGPLYKHVLPPASAPSLSFVGIPWKVVPFPLFEFQSKWIAGLLSNRIALPSKEEMMEDVKAFYSLLEASGTPKRYTHNLGGCQFEYDDWIAAQCGCPVSEEWRKQMYSEVSKNKCARPETYRDEWEDDHLVLQAYEDFKKYTLNGVSNG; translated from the exons ATGAtgaaaattttacaaaaaattatggTAATATCCAACAACAGCATCGTTTTATCGCAATCCGCAACCATACGGCCAATACTCAAAACACCAAGGTGCCGTTTTTTGTCCGACTCTGTTGTCCACAGTACGACAATGCAACCCACGCTGGCCTCGCGCCACGTGGCGGTGATCGGCGCCGGCGCCGGCGGCCTGATCGCGGCACGTGAGCTCTGGCGAGAAGGTCACAAAGTCGTCGTCTTCGAGCGAGAAGACCAAGTGGGCGGCACGTGGGTCTACACTCCGAAGGTGGAGTCCGACCCGATTGGGATCCACCCGAATCGGACGACGGTCCACTCGAGCATGTACGAGTCGCTGAGGACCAACCTCCCGAGAGAGGTGATGGGGTTCAGAGACTATCCATTTGTGGCCAGGGAAGGAGACGAAGAGAGAGACCCGAGAAGGTTTCCGGGTCACAAAGAGGTGCTGATGTACTTGAAGGATTTTTCCCGCGAGTTTGGGGTAGCGGAGATGGTGAGATTGGAAacggaggtggtggtggtggatgcGGCGGAGGGTGGGAGGTGGAAGGTGAAGTCGAGGAGTAAGGGAGGTGGGGGTGTGGAAGATGAAATCTATGATGCGGTGGTTGTGTGTAATGGGCATTTTACTGAGCCTCGCCTGCCCCAATTTACAG GCATCAATACATGGAAGGGGAAGCAATTTCACAGCCATAATTACCGTCATCCCGAGCCATTTCGAGATCAG GTTGTAATTTTGATAGGGAGCTCAGCCAGTGCTGTTGACATTTCACGAGAAATAGCTGGAGTTGCGAAAGAAGTCCACATTGCCTCTAGATCTGTTGCTGATGAAACCTTGCAAAAGCAGCCTGGCTATGATAACATGTGGCTTCATTCTATG ATCGAAAACGCACATGACGATGGCAGTGTTGTTTTCAAAGATGGAAGTGTTGTCCTTGCTGATACCATTCTCCATTGCACAGG GTACAAGTATCATTTCCCTTTTCTTGAAACCAATGGTACTGTGACTGTGGATGATAACCGCGTGGGGCCACTGTACAAGCATGTACTCCCACCAGCATCGGCTCCTTCACTTTCCTTTGTCGGGATACCATGGAAG GTTGTTCCTTTCCCACTGTTTGAATTTCAAAGCAAGTGGATAGCGGGTCTTTTGTCTAATCGAATTGCACTTCCTTCCAAAGAGGAGATGATGGAGGATGTCAAAGCTTTCTACTCTTTACTTGAAGCTTCTGGCACACCTAAACGATACACTCACAACTTGGGTGGTTGCCAG TTCGAATATGATGATTGGATTGCAGCTCAGTGTGGGTGTCCAGTCTCAGAAGAATGGAGAAAGCAAATGTATTCGGAGGTGTCAAAAAATAAGTGTGCCCGACCAGAGACGTATCGGGATGAGTGGGAAGATGACCATTTGGTGCTGCAAGCTTATGAGGACTTCAAGAAATACACCTTAAATGGAGTGAGCAATGGATAG
- the LOC103437132 gene encoding pentatricopeptide repeat-containing protein At4g18975, chloroplastic, which yields MWKSPAMSFLVGRLTRLGVTRALILNSTYSTLVQAQISNQRAAKTTVALEDQHNHQGNSYDPEKNAEGEKRDQIGWNVPRKDKVNFLVKTLLDLSDSKEAVYGSLDGWVAWEEDFPIGKIRMALIALEKEQQWHRIVQVIKWMLSKGQGNTMGTYGQLIRALDMDQRPEEAHKFWEKKIGMDLHAVPWQLCKSMIAIYYRNNMLKNIVKLFEGLEAFDRKPPEKSIVRRVADAYEMLGMLEDKERVLQKYNHLFTENVALKKSKMALSKKNKKHG from the exons ATGTGGAAGTCTCCTGCCATGTCCTTTCTC GTTGGGCGGTTGACTCGGCTTGGAGTTACTAGGGCCCTAATTCTGAATTCGACTTACAGTACTTTGGTGCAAGCTCAAATATCTAACCAAAGAGCTGCAAAGACTACGGTGGCCTTGGAG GATCAACACAACCACCAAGGTAACAGTTACGATCCAGAGAAGAATGCTGAAGGCGAGAAAAGGGACCAAATAGGATGGAATGTTCCTAGAAAGGATAAGGTTAACTTTCTTGTAAAAACT CTTCTAGATCTCAGTGACAGTAAGGAGGCTGTTTACGGTTCTCTTGATGGATGGGTTGCATGGGAGGAAGACTTTCCCATTGGAAAAATTAGGATGGCGTTAATTGCTCTTGAGAAGGAACAGCAGTGGCATAGAATAGTTCAG GTAATCAAATGGATGCTAAGCAAGGGACAAGGAAACACAATGGGAACATATGGGCAACTGATCCGAGCTTTAGATATGGACCAGAGACCGGAAGAAGCACACAAGTTTTGGGAGAAGAAGATTGGCATGGATTTGCATGCAGTTCCATGGCAGTTATGCAAAAGTATGATAGCTATATATTATCGAAACAACATGTTGAAGAATATTGTAAAG CTCTTTGAGGGCCTGGAAGCTTTTGATCGGAAACCTCCAGAGAAGTCAATTGTCCGGAGAGTGGCAGATGCATATGAGATGTTAGGCATGCTTGAAGACAAAGAGAGGGTGTTACAGAAGTACAACCATCTTTTCACAGAAAATGTAGCACTCAAGAAATCTAAAATGGCCTTGTctaagaaaaacaagaaacatGGTTAG